In Pleurocapsa sp. PCC 7319, the following are encoded in one genomic region:
- a CDS encoding PAS domain-containing sensor histidine kinase — protein sequence MDLIPIIDNKDYLITDENLSIVQFSSNSQKYVNCDQNIALGKDIRTILPEIVGLESICEEILLGQQESFVLESITRSQEEDKDIYFDLYIKSIENYLVVLFEDVTNLTLNKQKSVQRLNEVEIALNKLQRFEYCTNKIIASMRDVLLITTPQGTIERVNKSTTDLFGQKKSELLNQSIDNIIQDKTFNHQQIYNYLLSSQESVSKIEVNFISKQKKEIQIEFDCFIAPTEIKNFFNCVYIGRDITARKKAEAEIRNSLAREQELRQLKSGFISMASHEFRNPLSSILLCVQNLSSEENLNDSDRKFYLQSIQDAALNMNSLLEDVLILSKAESGKQKLQLAPLDLEVFCSQIIQELESIYADKKVNFSYLVEINPAFLDKTTLRHILSNLLSNALKYSRPGDTVDLKMSNSQEPAEIVIEVRDRGIGIPEESQKHIFESFYRASNVDNTAGTGLGLSIVKKAVELYQGSITIESQVNQGTHILVKLPVNNN from the coding sequence GTGGATTTAATACCGATTATAGACAACAAAGATTATTTGATCACCGATGAAAATCTTAGCATTGTGCAATTTTCATCTAACAGTCAGAAATATGTTAACTGTGATCAAAATATTGCCCTAGGTAAAGATATTAGAACTATATTACCTGAAATAGTTGGTTTAGAATCTATCTGCGAAGAAATATTATTGGGACAACAAGAAAGCTTTGTTTTAGAAAGTATTACTCGTAGCCAAGAAGAAGACAAGGATATATACTTTGATTTATATATAAAGTCAATTGAAAATTATCTAGTTGTATTATTTGAAGATGTTACAAATCTGACCTTAAATAAACAAAAATCTGTACAAAGGCTTAATGAGGTTGAAATAGCCCTTAATAAGCTACAAAGATTTGAGTATTGTACTAATAAAATTATAGCTTCTATGAGGGATGTGTTGTTGATTACAACTCCTCAGGGAACAATAGAACGTGTCAATAAATCAACCACAGATTTATTTGGTCAAAAGAAATCTGAACTACTTAATCAATCAATAGATAATATTATTCAAGACAAAACTTTTAATCATCAACAAATATATAATTACTTATTATCTTCGCAAGAGTCTGTTAGCAAGATTGAAGTTAACTTTATTAGCAAACAGAAGAAAGAGATCCAAATCGAGTTTGATTGCTTCATTGCTCCAACAGAAATTAAGAATTTTTTTAATTGTGTTTACATCGGCAGAGATATTACAGCCAGAAAAAAAGCAGAAGCTGAGATCCGTAATTCTTTGGCTAGAGAACAAGAACTAAGACAATTGAAATCGGGGTTTATTTCCATGGCTTCCCATGAATTTCGGAATCCCTTAAGTAGTATTTTACTTTGTGTACAAAATCTTAGTAGTGAAGAAAATCTAAATGATTCAGATCGTAAATTTTATTTGCAATCGATTCAAGATGCGGCATTAAATATGAATTCTTTGCTAGAAGATGTTCTAATTTTGAGCAAAGCTGAATCTGGTAAGCAAAAGCTGCAATTAGCTCCACTGGATTTAGAAGTTTTTTGTTCCCAAATAATTCAAGAGTTAGAGTCTATTTATGCAGATAAAAAAGTTAACTTTAGTTACTTAGTTGAGATAAATCCCGCTTTTCTAGACAAAACAACGTTAAGGCATATTCTCAGTAATTTATTATCTAATGCTCTTAAATATTCTCGTCCCGGAGACACTGTAGATTTGAAGATGTCGAACTCCCAGGAACCAGCAGAAATCGTAATTGAAGTTCGCGATCGCGGTATTGGTATTCCCGAAGAATCTCAAAAGCATATATTTGAATCTTTTTATCGTGCGAGCAATGTTGATAATACTGCTGGTACTGGTTTAGGATTATCTATTGTCAAAAAGGCAGTGGAACTTTATCAAGGCTCAATAACTATTGAAAGTCAAGTAAATCAGGGTACTCATATTTTAGTTAAGCTACCAGTAAACAATAATTAG
- the rpsU gene encoding 30S ribosomal protein S21, protein MTQVVVGQNENIESALRRFKRQVSKAGIFADIKRRRHYETPIEKRKRKAIARRKKRYR, encoded by the coding sequence ATGACCCAAGTGGTTGTTGGACAAAACGAAAATATAGAATCTGCATTACGTCGATTTAAACGTCAAGTGTCTAAAGCAGGTATCTTCGCCGATATAAAACGTCGTCGTCACTACGAAACACCGATTGAAAAGCGTAAACGCAAAGCAATTGCCCGTCGTAAGAAACGTTACCGTTAA
- the purH gene encoding bifunctional phosphoribosylaminoimidazolecarboxamide formyltransferase/IMP cyclohydrolase, whose translation MSRLALLSVSDKTGIVELAQSLVEKFQFEIISSGGTAKTLQDAGITVTKVSDYTGSPEILGGRVKTLHPRIHGGILARQDLPEDQADLEANNIRPLNLVVVNLYPFEQTIVQPNVTLAEAIEKIDIGGPTLIRAAAKNYKYLTVLCSPDQYDKYLAEYEQSNGEMSLAFRQQMAGNAFAHTNSYDRAISAYFANLNQSEDLGDTYSIAGNKVQSLRYGENPHQPAAWYQTGSVASGWAAATKLQGKELSYNNLVDLEAARRIITEFDPSEPAAAVLKHTNPCGAAIGSTLVEAYEKAFNADNVSAFGGIVALNQPIDAATAQALTKTFLECVVAPGCDEKAQEILKAKSKLRILLLPDLATGQKETIKAIAGGFLVQASDDKVENPENWQIVTEKQPSPEQIAEMLFAQKLVKHVKSNAILVSRDRTTLGIGAGQMNRVGSVKIALEQAGEKAQGGVLASDGFFPFDDSVRTAATAGISAIIQPGGSIRDQDSINAANELGIVMVLSGTRHFLH comes from the coding sequence ATGAGCCGTCTAGCACTTTTAAGCGTTTCCGATAAAACTGGCATTGTGGAATTAGCCCAATCGTTAGTAGAAAAGTTTCAGTTTGAGATTATCAGTAGCGGTGGTACAGCCAAGACTTTACAAGATGCTGGCATCACCGTAACTAAAGTGAGTGACTATACAGGTTCACCAGAAATTTTAGGCGGTAGGGTAAAAACTTTGCATCCCCGCATTCATGGAGGAATTTTAGCTCGTCAAGATTTGCCAGAAGATCAAGCAGATTTAGAGGCTAATAATATTCGCCCTCTGAATTTAGTGGTGGTTAATCTTTATCCCTTTGAGCAAACTATTGTCCAACCTAATGTCACCTTAGCCGAAGCGATTGAAAAAATTGATATTGGAGGACCGACTTTAATTCGTGCAGCAGCGAAAAATTATAAGTACCTGACTGTTTTATGTAGTCCTGATCAGTATGACAAATATCTAGCAGAATATGAACAGTCTAATGGGGAAATGTCTCTAGCTTTTCGTCAACAGATGGCTGGAAATGCTTTTGCCCATACTAATAGTTATGATCGCGCGATCTCTGCTTATTTTGCTAATCTTAATCAATCAGAGGATTTAGGAGATACCTACAGTATTGCAGGGAATAAAGTTCAGTCTTTGCGTTACGGTGAAAACCCCCATCAACCCGCAGCATGGTATCAGACTGGTTCAGTAGCATCAGGCTGGGCAGCAGCGACGAAATTACAGGGAAAAGAACTCAGCTATAACAATTTAGTTGATTTGGAAGCAGCACGACGCATCATCACGGAATTTGATCCCTCTGAACCAGCAGCAGCAGTATTGAAGCACACTAACCCCTGTGGTGCAGCAATTGGAAGTACTTTGGTAGAAGCCTACGAAAAAGCCTTTAATGCTGATAATGTCTCGGCTTTTGGTGGCATTGTAGCGCTGAATCAACCTATTGATGCTGCCACGGCACAGGCTTTAACTAAAACATTTTTAGAATGCGTCGTTGCTCCTGGTTGTGATGAAAAAGCACAGGAGATATTGAAAGCCAAATCTAAATTAAGAATATTGTTATTACCTGACTTAGCTACAGGTCAAAAAGAAACTATCAAAGCGATCGCAGGAGGATTTTTAGTTCAGGCTAGCGATGACAAGGTTGAAAACCCTGAGAATTGGCAAATCGTTACAGAAAAGCAACCCAGCCCAGAACAAATTGCGGAAATGCTGTTTGCTCAAAAGCTAGTTAAACACGTTAAATCTAATGCTATTTTAGTTAGTCGCGATCGCACTACTTTAGGGATTGGCGCCGGACAGATGAATCGGGTCGGTTCAGTCAAAATCGCTCTTGAGCAAGCAGGGGAGAAAGCACAAGGCGGAGTTTTGGCTAGTGATGGTTTCTTTCCTTTTGATGATTCTGTGCGTACGGCAGCAACAGCAGGTATCAGCGCCATCATACAACCAGGAGGCTCAATTCGCGATCAAGACTCTATTAATGCAGCGAACGAATTAGGTATTGTGATGGTGCTTAGTGGTACGCGTCATTTCTTACACTAA
- a CDS encoding DUF2281 domain-containing protein, producing MTPKDRLIQELDNISEPLIVEVLDFLHFLQAKQKQDEQDIRDARAALSTVDLEGTITWDELKAEVEL from the coding sequence ATGACTCCCAAAGATCGATTGATACAAGAATTAGATAATATATCCGAACCCCTAATAGTCGAAGTACTAGATTTTTTGCATTTTCTACAAGCAAAACAGAAACAAGACGAACAAGATATCCGCGATGCTCGTGCTGCTTTATCCACAGTAGATCTAGAAGGAACGATAACTTGGGACGAACTCAAAGCAGAAGTTGAACTGTGA
- a CDS encoding type II toxin-antitoxin system RelE/ParE family toxin, with the protein MNYRIEFVKQAAKQFKKLSSSDRQRLKLKIDALTQDPRPNGVVKLSGPEDLYRIRVGDYRVIYNIQDNRLLVLILKIGHRRDIYR; encoded by the coding sequence GTGAACTATCGTATTGAATTTGTCAAACAAGCTGCTAAACAGTTTAAGAAATTATCTAGTTCAGATCGACAAAGACTTAAACTCAAAATTGACGCTTTAACTCAAGATCCTCGTCCTAATGGAGTGGTTAAGCTTTCTGGACCAGAAGATTTATATCGTATCAGAGTAGGCGATTATCGCGTTATTTATAATATTCAGGATAATCGCTTACTTGTCTTAATATTGAAAATAGGTCATCGAAGGGATATTTATCGCTAA
- the pheT gene encoding phenylalanine--tRNA ligase subunit beta: MRVSLNWLKELVDIKLSPEDLGRILTIAGFELEEMIDLRNNADGVVVGKVIQRDKHPNADKLSVCKVDVGADEPLSIVCGAPNVRADIFVPVATVGTFLPAINLKLKPTKLRGEPSAGMICSLTELGLEKESDGIYIFEIDNLQPGEDVRPLLGLNDVILDLATTANRADALSMVGVAREVAALTGAEIKLPEVKEQDIATDSSLTIDIQDPAACLAYIGTVIKGVKVAPSPDWLKWRLEAAGTRPINNVVDITNYILLEWGQPLHAFDREKLQQVAGSNDLTIGVRFAQEKEKLKTLDEQERNLTTQNLLITANDQPVALGGVMGGEETEVSDETTNIVLEAALFDPVAIRRSSRAQSMRSEASTRYERGVNQVELESACTRAIALLQDLAGGTPVAQAVSDHRVDTASLDAIELRLSRIHQILGAVNKKDGIGYIEAEEVESILGALGCNLESVAAKENTWLVKVPPYRYRDLEREIDLIEEVARLYGYDRFCDTLPDKTEPGYLSAEYTIKNKLRTALRGVGLTEVVQYSLVKPTGKEVSLDNPLFAEYSALRTDLFSGLLDAFAHNQSQGNGALNAFEIERVFWQEEDAFKERDSVAGIMGGNITSEGMWVNGGKGTPMTWYHAKGVLENAFNNLGISVEYRQDSEETRLHPGRTASLWLHGRPLGVFGQIHPQLAQKLDLANEVYLFELDFSLLLTALDRDTITTPKFKTYSTYPGSARDLAFFAPLDLSVNAIEKVMSKAGGKLLQRVELFDEYKGKNVPEGQRSLAFNLLYQASDRTLTDKDVDPVHQKVRDTLVKKFDVTLRS, translated from the coding sequence ATGCGCGTCTCTCTAAACTGGTTAAAAGAATTAGTCGATATCAAGTTATCTCCTGAAGATTTGGGAAGAATTCTGACTATAGCAGGGTTTGAATTAGAAGAAATGATCGACCTCCGCAACAATGCTGATGGAGTAGTGGTGGGTAAAGTCATTCAGCGTGACAAACATCCCAATGCTGATAAGCTAAGTGTCTGTAAAGTGGATGTGGGTGCAGATGAACCATTAAGTATTGTCTGTGGTGCACCTAATGTGAGAGCAGATATTTTTGTTCCTGTAGCTACAGTTGGAACTTTTTTACCAGCAATTAATTTAAAACTTAAACCAACTAAGCTACGGGGTGAACCTTCAGCAGGAATGATTTGCTCTTTAACTGAGTTGGGTTTAGAGAAAGAGTCTGACGGTATTTATATATTTGAGATAGATAATCTCCAACCAGGGGAGGACGTGCGACCTTTGTTGGGTTTAAATGATGTGATTTTAGATTTGGCTACTACCGCTAACCGCGCTGATGCTCTTAGTATGGTGGGAGTTGCGAGAGAAGTTGCCGCCTTGACTGGGGCAGAGATTAAACTACCTGAAGTTAAAGAACAAGATATTGCTACAGATAGTTCTTTGACCATTGATATTCAAGATCCAGCAGCTTGTTTGGCTTATATTGGTACGGTAATTAAGGGCGTAAAAGTCGCACCTTCTCCAGACTGGTTGAAATGGCGGTTAGAAGCAGCAGGAACACGCCCAATTAATAATGTGGTAGATATCACCAACTATATTTTGCTGGAATGGGGTCAACCGCTTCATGCTTTTGATCGCGAGAAACTACAGCAAGTTGCGGGCAGTAATGATTTAACTATCGGAGTGCGCTTTGCCCAAGAAAAGGAAAAGTTAAAGACTCTCGATGAACAGGAACGAAATTTAACTACGCAGAATTTATTAATTACTGCCAATGATCAACCTGTGGCATTAGGGGGAGTCATGGGTGGAGAAGAGACGGAAGTTTCTGATGAGACGACAAATATTGTTTTAGAAGCAGCACTATTCGACCCGGTAGCAATTCGTCGTTCCTCTCGCGCTCAAAGTATGCGTAGTGAAGCATCTACCCGTTACGAGCGAGGTGTCAATCAAGTAGAATTAGAATCCGCTTGTACAAGGGCGATCGCTTTATTGCAAGATTTGGCTGGTGGTACTCCAGTTGCTCAGGCTGTATCAGATCATCGGGTTGATACTGCTAGTCTTGATGCTATTGAATTGCGCCTAAGTAGAATTCATCAGATCTTGGGTGCAGTCAATAAAAAAGACGGTATTGGTTACATTGAAGCTGAAGAAGTAGAGTCAATTTTAGGAGCCTTAGGCTGTAATTTAGAGTCAGTAGCCGCTAAAGAGAATACTTGGTTAGTTAAAGTACCTCCCTACCGCTATCGTGATTTAGAACGGGAAATCGATTTGATTGAAGAAGTTGCCCGTCTTTATGGTTACGATCGCTTTTGCGATACCCTCCCCGACAAAACCGAACCTGGTTATCTTTCTGCGGAATATACGATTAAAAACAAACTCCGCACAGCTTTACGGGGCGTGGGCTTAACTGAAGTAGTGCAGTATTCCTTAGTTAAACCCACAGGGAAAGAGGTAAGTCTAGATAATCCCCTGTTTGCCGAATATTCTGCTTTACGTACCGATTTATTCTCTGGTTTACTCGATGCTTTTGCCCATAACCAATCTCAGGGTAACGGCGCACTGAATGCGTTTGAAATTGAACGGGTATTTTGGCAAGAGGAAGATGCATTTAAAGAACGAGACTCCGTCGCGGGAATTATGGGCGGCAATATTACATCTGAAGGGATGTGGGTTAATGGTGGTAAAGGTACACCGATGACTTGGTATCATGCTAAAGGGGTATTAGAAAATGCCTTTAATAATCTGGGTATCAGCGTTGAATATCGCCAGGATAGTGAAGAAACAAGACTCCATCCAGGACGGACTGCCTCTCTGTGGCTACATGGCAGACCCTTAGGTGTTTTCGGACAAATTCACCCTCAACTGGCACAAAAGCTAGATTTGGCTAACGAAGTTTATCTCTTTGAATTAGATTTTAGTCTTCTTCTGACAGCTTTAGATCGGGATACCATTACCACGCCCAAATTTAAAACCTATTCTACCTATCCTGGTTCAGCTAGGGATTTAGCTTTCTTTGCACCACTGGATTTATCTGTCAATGCAATTGAAAAGGTAATGAGCAAAGCTGGGGGCAAATTACTGCAAAGGGTAGAACTATTTGACGAATATAAAGGAAAAAATGTCCCCGAAGGACAACGTAGTTTAGCCTTCAACCTACTCTATCAAGCAAGCGATCGCACTTTAACGGATAAAGATGTCGATCCTGTTCATCAAAAAGTTCGCGATACTTTAGTTAAAAAGTTTGATGTAACTTTACGTAGCTAA
- the upp gene encoding uracil phosphoribosyltransferase, translated as MTLQLRVYVPEHPLIKHWLAVARDTNTPSVLFKSAMTELGRWLTYEATRNWLPTMDTVVQTPLSECSATFVNPEMPVGVVPILRAGLVLLDGVQNILPVASIYHLGLSRNETTLEASCYLNKLPDRFNPQTRIVILEPMLATGGSIMMAMKEIISRGVQPNLIRIVSVVAAPPALRQLSENYAELEIYTAIIDEGLNSKGYIVPGLGDAGDRAFGT; from the coding sequence ATGACTTTACAATTGCGTGTTTATGTTCCAGAGCATCCCCTAATCAAACATTGGCTTGCAGTTGCTCGTGATACTAATACACCTTCTGTGCTATTTAAAAGTGCGATGACTGAGTTGGGACGGTGGCTAACTTACGAGGCTACCAGGAACTGGCTACCAACTATGGATACAGTAGTACAAACTCCTTTATCCGAATGTTCTGCGACTTTTGTCAACCCTGAAATGCCTGTTGGTGTTGTACCTATCTTGCGAGCAGGGTTGGTTCTATTGGATGGGGTACAGAACATTTTGCCCGTAGCATCAATTTATCATTTGGGTTTGTCTCGTAATGAGACAACTCTCGAAGCAAGCTGTTATCTAAATAAATTACCCGATCGCTTTAATCCTCAAACTAGAATTGTAATTCTGGAACCGATGCTGGCTACTGGTGGTTCAATTATGATGGCAATGAAAGAAATAATTAGTCGGGGAGTCCAGCCAAATCTCATCCGAATTGTATCTGTGGTAGCGGCCCCTCCCGCTTTAAGACAATTGAGCGAAAATTATGCCGAACTGGAAATTTATACAGCTATCATTGATGAAGGACTTAACAGTAAAGGATATATTGTTCCAGGCTTAGGTGATGCAGGCGATCGCGCTTTTGGGACTTAA
- a CDS encoding DUF6737 family protein, translating to MTLEPNAESTNIWDYKPWWCQPWSIVLAGTTIIASSWLILHIVWITLGISVLITVWWIYFLVIYPQLFAKYVASKPNK from the coding sequence ATGACTCTTGAACCTAATGCTGAATCTACAAATATATGGGATTATAAACCCTGGTGGTGCCAACCGTGGTCAATTGTCCTTGCCGGAACTACCATCATTGCTAGTAGTTGGCTAATTTTACATATTGTGTGGATTACACTGGGAATTTCGGTGCTTATAACCGTTTGGTGGATATATTTTCTTGTTATTTATCCCCAATTGTTCGCCAAATACGTGGCATCCAAGCCAAATAAGTGA
- a CDS encoding ATP synthase subunit I has protein sequence MSKARPSWQQIFSTLNLLIKDKKLRKYRRWAVYCFVFALMWWFNWKLLLATSVGIGLMSLNYLLQNSHWQRYYQQWQSFLSGSNSQMILAVSTGATGAFCTYLAASVWTDTDNQWLATGAILQVFTSMTTLALLWWSLSQRNDNSLESKLDQLLADLSHSDALKRLIAIRQLTRLLVTHRLSSEYYQQSIEYYHLMLSQPQAPMVKNALFESLDILEGEKLFRAKRPPVKIPIKLELSQRPLLDNLFRDQI, from the coding sequence GTGTCTAAAGCACGACCTAGCTGGCAGCAAATATTTAGTACGCTTAACCTTTTGATTAAAGACAAGAAGCTACGCAAATATAGAAGATGGGCAGTTTACTGCTTTGTTTTTGCTCTAATGTGGTGGTTTAACTGGAAATTACTCCTAGCCACATCTGTTGGTATTGGATTAATGTCTTTAAATTACTTACTACAGAATTCTCATTGGCAACGTTACTATCAGCAGTGGCAAAGTTTTCTCTCTGGCTCCAATAGCCAAATGATTCTAGCTGTTAGTACTGGAGCAACAGGAGCTTTTTGTACTTATTTAGCCGCTTCTGTCTGGACAGATACAGATAACCAATGGTTAGCTACAGGAGCAATTTTACAGGTTTTCACCAGCATGACTACTCTTGCCCTTCTGTGGTGGTCTTTATCCCAGAGAAACGATAACTCACTTGAGTCGAAGTTAGACCAACTGTTAGCAGATCTTAGTCACAGCGATGCTCTTAAACGTCTGATTGCCATTAGACAGCTGACTCGTCTACTAGTAACCCATCGTCTATCTTCAGAGTATTACCAGCAATCAATTGAATACTATCACTTGATGTTATCCCAGCCTCAAGCACCAATGGTAAAAAATGCTTTGTTTGAAAGCCTAGACATTCTAGAGGGAGAAAAGTTATTTAGAGCCAAACGTCCACCAGTTAAAATACCAATTAAGTTAGAACTTTCTCAGAGACCACTTTTGGATAATCTGTTTCGCGATCAAATTTAA
- a CDS encoding single-stranded DNA-binding protein encodes MSLNVVNLVGRAGAAPEIIHFQSGSVLCKLPLAVNRLSRNSDQPDWFNLEMWGKTAEVAGNYVQKGKLIGIQGSLKIETWTDKNTGGQRSRPTIKVDRLELLGSKRDNDPGAVSGYPE; translated from the coding sequence ATGAGTCTTAATGTTGTTAATTTAGTAGGTCGTGCTGGTGCTGCACCAGAAATAATTCATTTTCAATCGGGTTCGGTATTGTGTAAATTACCCTTGGCAGTAAATCGTCTTAGTCGCAATAGCGATCAGCCAGACTGGTTTAATTTAGAGATGTGGGGCAAAACTGCCGAAGTTGCCGGAAATTATGTTCAGAAAGGTAAATTAATCGGCATTCAAGGCTCTCTCAAGATTGAAACTTGGACAGATAAAAATACGGGAGGACAACGTTCTCGTCCCACGATTAAAGTCGATCGCCTGGAGTTATTGGGGTCAAAAAGAGATAACGATCCTGGAGCCGTTAGTGGTTATCCAGAATAA